The region CGTTGTTGAGGGTGAGGCAGATAAACTAATTATCGATATAGTTGAGAAGATTATGAATGGTGAACCAGTACCTAGGTATATATCTATAGGGGCAAAGGAATCCCCAGGTATTGATGAAATACCTCTGATAAAGGCTCCAAGTGTTAACGGTCTTGTAGAGATAACGAGAGGTTGCCCGAGAGGATGTAAATTCTGTAGTGTTACGCTTAGACCTTTGAGACACATACCTATAGAGAGAATATTGAAGGAGATAGAGGTTAACATTTCTCATGAAATAGATCATACAATTCTCCATAGCGAAGATGTTGTACTCTATGGAGCACTAGGAATAGAGCCTAACCCTGATGCGGTAGTAAAACTACATGAAGAAGTTGTGAAGAGAACTAAGACGTTAGCGTGGGCGCACGCTTCTTTAGCAGCTATAGTTATTGCTCAAAGGAGACACAAGCTAATAACTAGAGTTACGGAGATAATTTACTCCAACCTCGAGCAAAATTACTTGGGTGTTGAAGTAGGAATAGAAACAGGGTCCCCAAGACTCGCACAGATAATTATGCCTGCAAAAGCTGCACCATTTAAACCAGCTGACTGGCCCAACGTAGTTGAAGAGGCGTTCTCGATTATGCATGATCATAACATAATACCTGCAGCAACATTTATCCTGGGATTTCCTGGAGAAGAACCTGAAGATGTTGTTAAAACAATAGAGCTGTTAGAAAGGCTAAAGAACTATAGAAGCATCATTGTTCCCATGATATTTGTGCCTATGGGTGCTCTAAAGAGTTCTGAAGGCGGTATCACTGGTCTCAATTATACACACGAACATGCTGAAGCGATGAGGATAGCGTTTTGGCATACTGTTAGATGGGCTGAGGATATAATCAATAGATACTATCTATCGAAAGCATACTTTACGCCCGTGAAGGCGTTATTGAAGTTGTTTTTGATATATGCTAAAAAGAAAATGAAGGAATTAGAGAAAGAGTTCATATTTCGTTTAGAGAGTATAAATCTTTCGCTATCTCGTTCATCAGATAGTCCAGAAGCTCTCGAAATGGTATGCAGGAACTAGATAGATAGATATGATAGATATTCAGCTGAAGTGTTTCACAGTTAATAACTGTAAACAAGCTATATTTATTCTTAGTGATGCTAGTGGTATCAACGATAAGGTCTAAGGTGCTACTTAGTATAGCTATACTTAGGGAGCTAAACAATAAAGTCAACTACTATAAGTCTGTTGTCAATAAAAATATTGATCAATACAACGAATACATAGCTAAAACATCCAAGATATTTCCCGAGAAAATAAGAAATGTAGAAAAAGAGGTAGGATCTCTCAAGATTCTACACAAGCATCTGGACTCTATCTCTATATTTCTGGAAGGCATAATACTACGACTTGAAACACTCACAATATCAGGTAATGCTGTTGCGGCAGCAGTAGCACTAAAAGATGTCGTCAAGATACTCAAAAAGAATATGAAATATGGTCCACCGATACTTTCAGTTCTTGTAGATAGATTGAATGATGTTTCGAAAAGTCTTGTTCTGGAGATAGAGAATAGCGTAGAAATGAAGGGAGTAGCAATAAAGGCCTCTTCAGAGGCTCTAAAGATAATCGAGGAAGCGAAAAAAGTTTCCGGGATAGAATAACTTATCTGTCGCTCACACCTTTTATGTAGAGAAACAGTCTGGCGGTTCTCATAGGTAGCGATACCTCAACAATCTGCACAGGTTTCCATCCAGGTATCTCGAAATCTAATGTGACAACCCTGGCGCCGGGAACAAGTTCACTCTCTAGTTTGGGCTTGAGAGCTTTGTTGACAGATGTCAGTAAGTACATATAGATGATAGTCGCATTCGATAAAGGAACTTTAAAGAAGTCATTGTTAATAAACTCTATTCTATCTACAACATTCTCTAGTTTTGCGTTACCCTTGGCCTTCTCTATAAGTGTTGAATTTAGCTCTACACATATACCTTTTTTGGCACCTTCTTTTAAAGCCCTTATAACAACTCTACCATCACCACATCCAAGATCATAGAACACGTCATCATCTTTCACGTTAGCTAACCTCATTATTATATCTAAAAGTTCTTCACGTGTTGGAACCCAGGGCACTCTTATAGTTCCATACGATTCCCATGACAACTTTCAACACCATTTAATGTTCAATCAGCAGTATTCTCACTACATTTAAATCTTGTTTTATTTAAAAGTTTAACGAACAAGGTAGGTATAGAAGTACTGTTCATTGACACACTATAATGGTAATCGTTAAAAAACTGATTTATTGTTGCATTAATGTTGTATGTAGTGAACCTTTGTTATAAGGAATAGTTTAATACATATACTGTCTTAGGCTTTATTGTACTTCTATCTATATATATAGAATTATATTCAACTCTATTTATATTCCAGTCTTTCGGAGCTTGCTCTAGAAACTCGTCTACAGGTTTTAGTGGAAGCTCTAAACCTTGTATCCAGTAATGCATAGGAATAACAATATTCGGATCCAGAACCTCTACCACTTTCCAGGCCTCTTTACCATCTATAGTGAAAACCCCTCCAACAGGCACCATAACCATATCGATGGGCTTGAGTTTAGAGGCTAGATCCCCATTAAAAATATGACCTAGATCACCTAAATGAAGAATAGATATATCATCTACTACAACTTTATACAGAACGTTTCTTCCTCTCCGCTTACCTCTATCTTTATCATGATACGTTTCTATACCCACTATCTTAATATTATCAACAAATTTTTCACCAACACTCATAGAGAACACCTTAGCACCAGGCTTTGCAACAACAGCGTAAGCATTATGATCGAAATGCTCATGTGTTATAAGAACTACATCTGCTGAAACCTGTGGAGTCTTTAGACCGAGACTTTTTCCATCATGAGGATCTATAACTATAACCAGTCCACTAGATGTCACAATCTCAAAACATGCATGTCCATGCCACCTTACAGTAATCATTATGTACACCTAATCTTTTTTAACTATATAAAGCGTCTAACAATATTAAAACTTTTTATATTTTTAGAGTATAGCTTTGCTAGAGTTCAGCTAATATCAAAGTCTTAGAAGCCAAACCAGTAAAATGTTGATTGAAGGGTGAGATCCATGTACTTTGATCAAGAAAATGTGGAGTCCCAGGGAAACACTAAGATTGATAAAAGGTTTAATATTAGACAAGCTGTATACGATAATGAAGCCAAGATTAGGCAAGCGCTAATGATATTAACGAGAATAATGAATGATCCATCAATTCCTAGAAATATTAGAAGAGCAGCTATGTTTGCTATAAGAGCCTTAAATGAAAAACAGCTCTCACCTGGTGTACGTGCAGCTAACGCTGTTGGCATACTCGATGAAGTGGGTCAAGATCCTAATATGCCTTTGCATGCAAGAACGCTGCTATGGTCCGCTATCTCGATTCTTGAAACCGTTAAAGATTAAGTGTGGAAGCAATGACGTATACATACAGAGTTAGAGGACCTTATTCAACGGCTATTGCAAAAATAATCATGGACTCAGGTCATAAGCTTGTTGATCTTTCTGAACAATTAGCCCAAAGATTTTCCCTACCTCCCAGAAGGGAAGAAGTACCGCATGCAACTGTAAAGACTAGCAATGATGATCCAAGTACTATAGTTATAGTTGGTCTAAGTAAGGCTGTGGAAGAGCTGTTCAACATTATAGTATCTAGTGTCCCATATATAGGCCGTGAAATAAATAGGTACGGACCTTACACAACAGTTGTAGCACAAGCAAAAGGTTTTAAAGATAATCAATGTATCGCCATGTTTAATGACATGATGCTTATGGTTCAAAACTATAGACACTGTATAGAAGGTGAACCAGTAATCGTGCATATTGTGAAACCTGCAGTATCATCGAATAGAACTGCCATAGCTTTTCCAGGAATCTCCATACTAAAAGATACTGTAGTGTTGCTTGATGATGGTATGAGTAAGGTTTTCTTTAGCGAACACATAAAGGATCCGGAAAGAAGATCTACGCTTTCGACTTTATCGAATCATATACTCAGGATGGGCTACAGCATAAGATGGAGAAGTTCAGCTAAATCAGCAGAACTTGAGAAAATTGCCAAAGATTTAGAAGAAGCTCTACAAGTGTTACAAAATCTGGGTATCGGGAAATATAGTGTAGGTGATGTTGTTATTGAGGGCGAGGCTATAGCATTCATTAGGTTATCAAGACCTTCAAAAGAGTACTTAGATATTATAAGAGATAGAGTGATGTCGACAGCCTTAGGCCATCACATAACGAGATCGTGTAGGAATAATGGTTTTGTTGATATAATTGATAGAATGTCTAGCTATCTCGACAAGAAGTCTCTATATAGAGCATTGAGGTACGCTATAGCCGATAACACCATCGGGAAGATATTCAAAGTTGTTCATAGGAAGTTTACAGGAGAAAAAATAGAATTAAATGATTTAGAGATAGTAAATGTAGTAGATACACAATTAGGTAAAGCTATCATAGGCAAAAGATTTATCAAGACTCCAGGGATTTATGATGGGCTAGGTGTACCTAAAGAGCGCGGCGATATAGCGATAACATTGATACCCATAGATGAATGGTTTATAGTGCACAGGTATATTGGTATTAATGGAAATGATAAAGGGATCTATATAAATATTAATACACCTCCAGAAATATGTATGGAGAATAGGACAATAAGCTATATAGACCTTCATGTGGATATAACGTATAGAGATGGCAAGCTGAACCTGATTGACTACAAAGAGTTCGAAGATATATTAAGGAAGGAGATTATTAGCAAAGATTTTGAAGAAAAAGTAAATGAAGTTATAAAATATATCGAGAATAATATAGAAGTAATAATAGATGTAGTTAAAAAAATAGTCTAATCTCTTATTATGTTTCCCTTTTGGCTGGATCCCATCTCCCTTAACAGTTTAAGTGTAACTATTTCAGCTATTTCAGCAGCTTCATATACAGCTACCATAGCTTCATGTGATACTGCTAAAACACCTGTAACATCTATACATTCTGAAGCTGAGGATAAGATCTCATTTGATAGTTCTTCACGTTGTATCAATACTTTCATAGCTTGCTGCATATTATGCATTATTAGAGAATTTATTGCTTTAGAGACATAGGAGGATACTTTTGCAAATATATTCTTGAAGTTCTGGCGACATTTCTCGTATTTAACTATGTTCAGCCCCGTTTTAAGAAATGTGTTTGAAACACGATCAAGTGCATCACCTATATGCTCTAGACTTTTTATGATTATGGCGTATTCAAGTGCTGTAACAGGATCTCTAAATGATGTTCTCTTTATCGTTCTCATACCCAAGAAGTGGAATCTATCAAGATCATCATCTACCTTTATTGTCTCCTTAAGTTTCTCAATGTTGCCTGACTCAAAATAATCTATAAGCATGTCAAACATAGTGTTTATAGTTGTTCTCATAGAGATTAGGATATCATTTAAATCTGTATTGAGTTCATCAACAGAGACCTTAATTTTGAACATATCGCCGTTCATAGCTATAGAGCCTGGCAACCTCATAGCTATTCTATAGAAGACTTCTCTAGCAATACTCCTAGGAACATCTATTGATATAATGTCGTATCCTTCGATATAGCTAGCAACAATAAGTTTTTCAAGCTGGTTTATATCCTCATGCTTTAAAGTAATCATGTTTGCTATTTTAGGTTGAGTAATTGTCAAAGGTCTGACTAGAAGATAGCCTGGACCCATTGTCACTTCTACTGAAGAACCTATATCGACGTTGAGGAAACCCAACCATTCTTTTGGTATCGTTATGCCTACACTTCTTTCCCCAATCCTAATAATCTTTCTCACATTTATTGACTGTTCCATAATACCACTCTACTTGGAGTTAAGTGATATAGATTACACTCAAACATAGCGAGTTATATGGGTGTGATTCCCAGTATTTATTTCTAAATGATTTCTTTAGCAAATTGGGGCATTTATTTAGCAAAGAAAGAGTCTAATCTTTATATACGAAATACATATCTTTATTTCGACAAACTCTAGAGGCAAGGGTATTAAATATGGTCAAGATATTATTAGTTGTAATAGATGGGGCTGCAGACGGTATTAGATTCAGACCTACATCTCTGGAATTAGCCTATACACCAGGTCTTGATGTTCTAGCGCAATACGCTGTTGGTGGATGTTTTCATCCAATAGACCCTAATATACCGCCAGAGAGTGATGCTGCCGTATTCTCTATATTGGGATATGATCCAAAGTACATAAACATAGGTAGAGGCATTCTTGAGGCATTAGGCGTTGGTATAAAGATTAGAGAAGGTTATGAAGTAGCCTTTAGAGCTAATTTCGCTACTATCGATCCCTCTACATTACGGATATTGGATAGAAGAGTCGGTAGAAATCTTTCTTCAGAAGAAGCAAAAGAATTAGCCAAGGCTTTAGATGGTATGGAACTTGAAGTATATGATGGATATGCGAGAGTTGTAGCTACAGTAGGACACAGAGCTGTTGTGATCATAGGTAGCAGAAGTAGAAGGTTAAACGCAAATGTATCTAATACTGATCCAGCATATGCAAGAGAAGGAAGGATTTCAGTAGCCCTGAAGAGTTTTGAGTCTACTGTATCACCTTGTAGACCACTTGATGATTCTGAAGAAGCTAGAACCACATGTGAGCTAGTCAATGTGTTTACATCTAAAGCTATAGACATTTTAGAGAAACATATAGTAAATATTGAAAGAGCTGAGAAAGGACTACTGAAGGCTAATGTTCTACTCTTAAGAGATGCAGAAGACAGAATACCAAGTATTCAACCAATTAAAGAAGTCTATGGAAAATCATTTGGAATTATTGCAGAAATGCCTGTAGAAATTGGCATAGGTGTGCTTTTGGGCATGGATATATCCAGGGTATCGATCTCAGGAGCACCCGAAGATATGTATAGAGAACGAGTAGAAAAAACTCTGGA is a window of Ignisphaera sp. DNA encoding:
- a CDS encoding phosphate uptake regulator PhoU — encoded protein: MEQSINVRKIIRIGERSVGITIPKEWLGFLNVDIGSSVEVTMGPGYLLVRPLTITQPKIANMITLKHEDINQLEKLIVASYIEGYDIISIDVPRSIAREVFYRIAMRLPGSIAMNGDMFKIKVSVDELNTDLNDILISMRTTINTMFDMLIDYFESGNIEKLKETIKVDDDLDRFHFLGMRTIKRTSFRDPVTALEYAIIIKSLEHIGDALDRVSNTFLKTGLNIVKYEKCRQNFKNIFAKVSSYVSKAINSLIMHNMQQAMKVLIQREELSNEILSSASECIDVTGVLAVSHEAMVAVYEAAEIAEIVTLKLLREMGSSQKGNIIRD
- a CDS encoding MBL fold metallo-hydrolase, whose product is MITVRWHGHACFEIVTSSGLVIVIDPHDGKSLGLKTPQVSADVVLITHEHFDHNAYAVVAKPGAKVFSMSVGEKFVDNIKIVGIETYHDKDRGKRRGRNVLYKVVVDDISILHLGDLGHIFNGDLASKLKPIDMVMVPVGGVFTIDGKEAWKVVEVLDPNIVIPMHYWIQGLELPLKPVDEFLEQAPKDWNINRVEYNSIYIDRSTIKPKTVYVLNYSL
- a CDS encoding class I SAM-dependent methyltransferase encodes the protein MSWESYGTIRVPWVPTREELLDIIMRLANVKDDDVFYDLGCGDGRVVIRALKEGAKKGICVELNSTLIEKAKGNAKLENVVDRIEFINNDFFKVPLSNATIIYMYLLTSVNKALKPKLESELVPGARVVTLDFEIPGWKPVQIVEVSLPMRTARLFLYIKGVSDR
- a CDS encoding alkaline phosphatase family protein; this encodes MVKILLVVIDGAADGIRFRPTSLELAYTPGLDVLAQYAVGGCFHPIDPNIPPESDAAVFSILGYDPKYINIGRGILEALGVGIKIREGYEVAFRANFATIDPSTLRILDRRVGRNLSSEEAKELAKALDGMELEVYDGYARVVATVGHRAVVIIGSRSRRLNANVSNTDPAYAREGRISVALKSFESTVSPCRPLDDSEEARTTCELVNVFTSKAIDILEKHIVNIERAEKGLLKANVLLLRDAEDRIPSIQPIKEVYGKSFGIIAEMPVEIGIGVLLGMDISRVSISGAPEDMYRERVEKTLELLNRNDVVYVHLKGPDEPGHDGDKKRKVMSIETIDRYYIQPLIKSVDLNNVVVIVTSDHCTPPELKAHSGDAVPFIVAHKRLKKFDEFTRFTEAECCTKGSFGVFENGYMVLSKIFSLLK
- a CDS encoding radical SAM protein, which encodes MNLNVDIAITTDRSMMTNHHRKEFLGFIATAPPIVFPESLWMYICCPKPKVDRYGRPIEAPYGLRKIEAALQDAGFNAYIIDPDYLNRYADKVKILMIGHHDYFAYGPPSSEWWLITKKEPVNRRSFFRLMESGAVRAMKKNGAKIVVGGPAAWQWLWESELVEKWGIDVVVEGEADKLIIDIVEKIMNGEPVPRYISIGAKESPGIDEIPLIKAPSVNGLVEITRGCPRGCKFCSVTLRPLRHIPIERILKEIEVNISHEIDHTILHSEDVVLYGALGIEPNPDAVVKLHEEVVKRTKTLAWAHASLAAIVIAQRRHKLITRVTEIIYSNLEQNYLGVEVGIETGSPRLAQIIMPAKAAPFKPADWPNVVEEAFSIMHDHNIIPAATFILGFPGEEPEDVVKTIELLERLKNYRSIIVPMIFVPMGALKSSEGGITGLNYTHEHAEAMRIAFWHTVRWAEDIINRYYLSKAYFTPVKALLKLFLIYAKKKMKELEKEFIFRLESINLSLSRSSDSPEALEMVCRN
- a CDS encoding DUF402 domain-containing protein produces the protein MTYTYRVRGPYSTAIAKIIMDSGHKLVDLSEQLAQRFSLPPRREEVPHATVKTSNDDPSTIVIVGLSKAVEELFNIIVSSVPYIGREINRYGPYTTVVAQAKGFKDNQCIAMFNDMMLMVQNYRHCIEGEPVIVHIVKPAVSSNRTAIAFPGISILKDTVVLLDDGMSKVFFSEHIKDPERRSTLSTLSNHILRMGYSIRWRSSAKSAELEKIAKDLEEALQVLQNLGIGKYSVGDVVIEGEAIAFIRLSRPSKEYLDIIRDRVMSTALGHHITRSCRNNGFVDIIDRMSSYLDKKSLYRALRYAIADNTIGKIFKVVHRKFTGEKIELNDLEIVNVVDTQLGKAIIGKRFIKTPGIYDGLGVPKERGDIAITLIPIDEWFIVHRYIGINGNDKGIYININTPPEICMENRTISYIDLHVDITYRDGKLNLIDYKEFEDILRKEIISKDFEEKVNEVIKYIENNIEVIIDVVKKIV
- a CDS encoding UPF0147 family protein, whose product is MRQAVYDNEAKIRQALMILTRIMNDPSIPRNIRRAAMFAIRALNEKQLSPGVRAANAVGILDEVGQDPNMPLHARTLLWSAISILETVKD